The following are encoded together in the Sphingomicrobium clamense genome:
- a CDS encoding MATE family efflux transporter: MDEQAASRGSWRHELRATIALAWPLILANLTMATIQAIDTFFMGQYGARELAAAALGINLGFLLNLVGLGIITAASPMMASALGRGAGKVKDVRRTFRQSLWLVVTITVPIWLLLANAEWVIGLLGQEPSLAAGAQTFLYGWMWSAFFFLVFNALRNFLAALERPGWILIISAAGIPINSLLDYMLIFGRLGAPELGLLGAGLATTITWGLMVIATVIVVLRDPQFRRYNLFARIWRPDWQRYCHMWRLGLPIGASMGAEGGVFAAAAYLMGLISAQALAAHAIALQIAALSFMVPWGIAQASTVRVGLMLGRSDKDGIARAGWSAWMLGVGFMSMTAVLMWVFPRELVGIFLADTAENAPVLELGVSFLIVAAIFQIVDGAQVVGQGILRGLHDTRVPMVFTFVGYWFIGIGIAVWLGFEAGWDGVGIWTGLAAGLAIVAVLMLARWMMRERLGLTSDEPSKKITS; encoded by the coding sequence ATGGACGAACAGGCGGCATCACGGGGCAGCTGGCGGCATGAATTGCGCGCGACGATAGCGCTTGCCTGGCCGCTGATCCTCGCCAACCTGACCATGGCCACGATCCAGGCGATCGATACGTTCTTCATGGGACAATATGGCGCGCGCGAACTGGCCGCCGCCGCGCTCGGCATCAACCTCGGTTTCCTGCTTAACCTGGTCGGACTGGGCATCATCACGGCGGCCTCGCCGATGATGGCCAGCGCGCTCGGGCGCGGGGCGGGCAAGGTCAAGGACGTGCGCCGCACCTTCCGCCAGTCACTCTGGCTGGTGGTCACCATAACCGTTCCGATCTGGCTGCTGCTGGCCAATGCCGAGTGGGTCATCGGCTTGCTCGGCCAGGAGCCCTCGCTGGCTGCGGGTGCGCAGACCTTCCTCTACGGCTGGATGTGGTCGGCCTTCTTCTTCCTCGTCTTCAACGCGCTCCGGAATTTCCTCGCCGCGCTCGAGCGTCCGGGCTGGATCCTGATCATCTCGGCCGCGGGCATCCCGATCAACAGCCTGCTCGACTATATGCTCATCTTCGGCCGTCTCGGCGCGCCCGAGCTCGGCCTCTTGGGCGCGGGACTGGCGACGACCATCACTTGGGGTCTCATGGTGATCGCCACGGTGATCGTCGTGCTGCGCGATCCGCAATTCCGGCGCTACAACCTGTTCGCGCGCATCTGGCGCCCCGACTGGCAGCGCTATTGCCACATGTGGCGCCTCGGCCTGCCCATCGGCGCCTCTATGGGCGCGGAAGGCGGCGTGTTCGCCGCCGCCGCCTATTTGATGGGGCTGATCAGCGCGCAGGCGCTCGCCGCGCACGCCATCGCGCTTCAGATCGCCGCACTCAGCTTCATGGTGCCCTGGGGCATCGCGCAGGCCTCGACCGTGCGCGTCGGGCTCATGCTCGGGCGCAGCGACAAGGACGGCATCGCCCGCGCCGGCTGGTCGGCCTGGATGCTGGGCGTCGGCTTCATGAGCATGACGGCGGTGCTCATGTGGGTCTTCCCGCGCGAACTCGTCGGCATTTTCCTCGCCGACACGGCAGAAAATGCACCCGTCCTCGAATTGGGGGTCAGCTTCCTGATCGTCGCCGCCATCTTCCAGATCGTCGACGGCGCACAGGTGGTGGGGCAGGGCATCCTGCGCGGCCTTCACGATACGCGCGTGCCGATGGTCTTCACCTTCGTCGGCTACTGGTTCATCGGTATCGGCATCGCCGTCTGGCTGGGCTTCGAAGCCGGCTGGGACGGGGTCGGCATCTGGACCGGGCTCGCGGCCGGATTGGCGATCGTCGCGGTGCTGATGCTCGCGCGCTGGATGATGCGCGAGCGGCTGGGCCTGACCTCGGACGAGCCGAGCAAAAAAATCACTTCCTGA
- the sppA gene encoding signal peptide peptidase SppA, whose amino-acid sequence MSFARWAWKLLVGIKDAMVLVFMILFFTLLYAVLKGAPDPVHAGILHVDLDGVIVEEAAEVDPFTALTGGVMQEFERRDLVAALRAAAEDDRVEGVALDLDGFLGGGQVAIQDVADALQEVRDAGKSVTAYAIGYSDDAYQLAVHADEIWLDPMGGVAFAGPGGSNLYFAEAMDRFGITANIYRAGDNDYKSAVEPYQRADMSPEARENAQQLAGAIFENWLDAVERARPEADVRAYAADPVAALDAADGDLAEASLAAGLVDKLAPRREWHAMLAELGGTSEKNPDGYKVIPLRDYIADKVDNDVTADIAVVTVAGTIVDGSAPVGSAAGTDIANLIDDAVDDGIEALVIRVDSPGGSALASERIRQAVLRAKDADIPVVASFGNVAASGGYWVALAADEIMAEPASITGSIGVFGIFPSFEGTLDQLGIGVDGVKTTPLSGEPDILGGPSDAADRLVQAGVDQTYVRFLALTAANRDMEVASVRDLAGGRVYDGGTARQLGLIDSFGGIDDAIARAAELAELEGEDHDVRWLERGSDLPPFLRGLMASEEVEGASAYAWMGGSSEARLMAAVREARGLLQTRGVQARCLACPTDLKQTRAETGGWRGFVEALLD is encoded by the coding sequence ATGAGTTTCGCGCGTTGGGCATGGAAACTGCTGGTCGGGATCAAGGACGCGATGGTCCTCGTCTTCATGATCCTCTTCTTCACCCTGCTTTACGCCGTGCTCAAGGGTGCGCCCGATCCGGTCCACGCCGGCATCCTGCACGTCGATCTCGACGGCGTGATCGTCGAGGAAGCAGCGGAGGTCGACCCCTTCACCGCGCTGACCGGCGGCGTGATGCAGGAATTCGAGCGGCGCGACCTAGTCGCTGCGTTGCGCGCGGCGGCCGAGGACGACCGGGTCGAGGGCGTGGCGCTCGATCTCGACGGGTTTCTGGGCGGCGGACAGGTGGCGATCCAGGATGTCGCCGACGCGCTGCAGGAAGTGCGCGACGCGGGCAAATCGGTCACCGCCTACGCGATCGGCTATTCGGACGACGCCTACCAGCTCGCCGTGCATGCCGACGAAATCTGGCTCGACCCGATGGGCGGTGTCGCCTTTGCGGGGCCGGGCGGGTCCAACCTCTATTTCGCCGAAGCGATGGATCGGTTCGGGATCACCGCCAACATCTACCGCGCGGGCGACAACGATTATAAATCGGCGGTCGAGCCCTACCAGCGCGCCGACATGAGCCCCGAGGCGCGCGAGAATGCGCAGCAACTTGCGGGTGCAATCTTCGAAAACTGGCTCGACGCGGTCGAGCGCGCCCGGCCCGAGGCCGACGTGCGCGCCTATGCCGCCGACCCGGTCGCCGCGCTCGATGCGGCAGACGGCGATCTCGCCGAAGCCTCGCTGGCGGCGGGGCTGGTCGACAAGCTTGCCCCGCGCCGCGAATGGCACGCCATGCTCGCCGAACTGGGCGGGACGAGCGAGAAGAACCCCGACGGCTACAAGGTCATCCCTTTGCGCGACTATATCGCCGACAAGGTCGATAATGACGTGACCGCTGACATTGCGGTCGTGACGGTCGCGGGCACCATCGTCGACGGCAGCGCGCCGGTCGGCTCGGCCGCGGGCACCGACATCGCCAATTTGATCGACGACGCGGTCGACGACGGGATCGAAGCGCTGGTCATTCGCGTCGACAGCCCGGGCGGCTCCGCGCTCGCCTCCGAGCGCATTCGCCAGGCGGTGCTGCGCGCCAAGGACGCCGACATCCCGGTCGTCGCCTCGTTCGGCAACGTCGCGGCCTCGGGCGGCTACTGGGTCGCGCTGGCGGCGGACGAGATCATGGCCGAACCGGCGAGCATCACCGGCTCGATCGGTGTATTCGGCATCTTCCCCAGCTTCGAAGGCACGCTCGACCAGCTCGGCATCGGCGTCGACGGGGTGAAGACCACCCCGCTCTCGGGCGAACCGGACATCTTGGGTGGACCCTCCGACGCTGCCGACCGGCTGGTGCAGGCGGGCGTCGACCAGACCTATGTCCGCTTCCTCGCGCTGACCGCGGCCAATCGCGACATGGAAGTCGCCTCGGTGCGCGACCTGGCCGGTGGACGCGTCTACGACGGCGGCACCGCGCGGCAGCTGGGGCTGATCGACAGTTTCGGCGGCATCGACGATGCGATCGCCCGCGCGGCCGAACTGGCCGAGCTGGAGGGCGAGGACCATGACGTGCGCTGGCTCGAGCGCGGCAGCGACCTGCCGCCCTTCCTGCGCGGACTGATGGCGAGCGAAGAGGTGGAGGGCGCGAGCGCCTATGCCTGGATGGGCGGATCGAGCGAGGCGCGGCTGATGGCTGCGGTCCGTGAAGCGCGCGGCCTGCTCCAGACGCGCGGCGTCCAGGCCCGCTGCCTTGCCTGTCCCACCGACCTCAAGCAAACCCGCGCCGAGACGGGTGGCTGGCGCGGGTTCGTAGAAGCGTTGCTCGACTAG
- the groES gene encoding co-chaperone GroES has translation MGFKPLHDRVLVRRVEAEEKTAGGIIIPDSAKEKPQEGEVVSVGSGNRAENGTVTPLDVKAGDKILFGKWSGTEIKLDGEDLIIMKESDILGVLA, from the coding sequence ATGGGTTTCAAACCGCTTCACGACCGTGTCCTCGTCCGCCGTGTCGAGGCCGAAGAAAAGACCGCTGGCGGGATCATCATCCCCGACAGCGCCAAGGAAAAGCCGCAGGAAGGCGAGGTCGTCTCGGTCGGTTCGGGTAACCGCGCCGAAAACGGCACCGTCACCCCGCTCGACGTCAAGGCCGGCGACAAGATCCTGTTCGGCAAGTGGTCGGGCACCGAGATCAAGCTCGACGGCGAAGACCTCATCATCATGAAGGAAAGCGACATTCTCGGCGTTCTCGCCTGA
- a CDS encoding ArsR/SmtB family transcription factor, producing the protein MSKKAGLSATFHALSDISRLRILMLVRSMELTVGEVAQVLGQSQPRVSRHVRILDDAGLVRRRKEGSWTFIEATGSAPLDAFFYEQASSDDVEIFTADMGRLQSIRAERADAASRWFDSRTERFERLRALHAPEREVEDAVVATLGKTLGTLVDIGTGTGRMIELLAARADKVIGIDRSPDMLRLARVRIDEAGVGNAQLRQGDMTALPLKDGSADTVILHLVLHYAHSPSAALQEAARLLRPGGRLLIVDFTAHDREELRRDHGHQRLGFSDERVTDYCTAAGLSLQDMHTIEGDPLSIRLWTAKAPGRARTRKKEAA; encoded by the coding sequence ATGAGCAAGAAAGCGGGCCTCTCAGCGACCTTTCACGCGCTGTCGGACATCAGCCGGCTGCGCATCCTGATGCTCGTCCGCTCGATGGAGCTCACCGTCGGCGAAGTCGCGCAGGTGCTGGGACAGAGTCAGCCGCGCGTCTCGCGCCACGTCCGCATCCTCGACGACGCCGGGCTCGTCCGCCGCCGCAAGGAGGGCAGCTGGACCTTCATCGAAGCCACCGGCAGCGCCCCGCTCGACGCTTTTTTTTACGAACAGGCGAGCAGCGACGACGTTGAAATCTTCACTGCCGACATGGGCCGGCTCCAGTCGATCCGTGCCGAGCGCGCCGATGCCGCCTCGCGCTGGTTCGATTCGCGCACCGAACGGTTCGAGCGCCTGCGCGCGCTCCACGCCCCCGAACGCGAGGTCGAGGACGCGGTCGTCGCCACGCTCGGCAAGACGCTCGGCACATTGGTCGATATCGGCACCGGCACCGGGCGCATGATCGAGTTGCTCGCCGCGCGCGCCGACAAGGTGATCGGCATCGACCGCAGTCCCGACATGCTCCGCCTCGCTCGCGTGCGCATCGACGAGGCCGGCGTCGGCAATGCCCAGCTGCGCCAGGGCGACATGACCGCGCTCCCGCTCAAGGATGGCAGCGCCGACACCGTCATCCTCCACCTCGTCCTCCATTATGCACACAGCCCGTCTGCCGCGCTGCAGGAGGCCGCGCGCCTGCTGCGCCCCGGCGGACGCCTGCTCATCGTCGATTTCACCGCGCATGACCGCGAGGAATTGCGTCGCGACCACGGTCACCAGCGGCTCGGCTTCTCCGACGAGCGGGTCACCGACTATTGCACTGCGGCGGGGCTCTCGCTCCAGGACATGCACACGATCGAAGGCGACCCGCTCTCGATCCGCCTGTGGACGGCCAAGGCGCCCGGCCGCGCCCGCACACGCAAGAAGGAGGCGGCGTGA
- the lpdA gene encoding dihydrolipoyl dehydrogenase, with product MAEFDYDVLVIGAGPGGYVAAIRAAQLGLKTACAEGRETLGGTCLNVGCIPSKAMLHASEYYDAAANGAMDDMGIEVAPKLNLDKMHGQRRDAVKGLTGGIEFLFKKNKIDWLKGYASFKDAHSVKVAGKTVTAKNIIIATGSSVTPLLGVEIDEKVVVSSTGALELEKVPEHMVVIGGGVIGLELGSVWRRLGAKVTCVEFLDEILPGMDADIRKESRKIFKKQGIEFKLGTKVTGVEVKGKKATLTMEPAKGGDSETLEADCVLVAIGRKPNTDGLGLDAIGLEVNERGQIETDHDFRTAVDGVWAIGDVVPGPMLAHKAEDEGIACAENIAGMTGIVNHAIIPGVVYTKPEIAGVGLTEEDAKAEYGEVKVGKFPMLANSRAKTNHEPDGLVKVISDAKSDRVVGVWCIAVPAGTMIAQAAQAMEFGATSEDIAYTCHAHPTHSEAVKEAAMAVQGKPIHI from the coding sequence ATGGCTGAATTCGACTATGACGTTCTTGTGATCGGTGCCGGGCCCGGCGGCTATGTCGCTGCGATCCGCGCAGCGCAGCTCGGGCTCAAGACCGCATGCGCCGAAGGCCGCGAGACGCTGGGCGGGACCTGCCTCAACGTCGGCTGCATTCCGTCCAAGGCCATGCTCCACGCGTCGGAATATTATGACGCCGCCGCCAATGGCGCGATGGACGACATGGGCATCGAGGTCGCGCCCAAGCTCAATCTCGACAAGATGCACGGCCAGCGCCGCGATGCGGTGAAGGGCCTGACCGGCGGCATCGAATTCCTGTTCAAGAAAAACAAGATCGACTGGCTTAAGGGTTATGCCAGCTTCAAGGACGCGCATAGCGTCAAGGTCGCAGGCAAGACCGTGACCGCAAAGAACATCATTATCGCCACCGGCTCGTCGGTGACCCCGCTCCTGGGCGTCGAGATTGACGAGAAGGTCGTCGTCTCCTCGACCGGCGCGCTCGAGCTGGAGAAAGTCCCCGAGCATATGGTCGTCATCGGCGGCGGCGTGATCGGGCTCGAGCTCGGAAGCGTCTGGCGTCGCCTCGGCGCCAAGGTCACCTGCGTTGAATTCCTCGACGAAATCCTGCCCGGCATGGACGCCGACATCCGCAAGGAATCGCGCAAGATTTTCAAGAAGCAGGGCATCGAGTTCAAGCTCGGCACCAAGGTCACCGGCGTCGAAGTGAAGGGCAAGAAGGCCACGCTCACCATGGAGCCTGCCAAGGGTGGCGATAGCGAAACGCTCGAAGCCGACTGCGTGCTCGTCGCGATTGGGCGCAAGCCCAACACGGACGGCCTCGGCCTCGACGCGATCGGGCTGGAGGTCAACGAGCGCGGCCAGATCGAGACCGACCACGACTTCCGCACCGCGGTCGACGGCGTCTGGGCGATCGGCGACGTCGTTCCCGGCCCGATGCTCGCGCACAAGGCCGAAGACGAAGGCATCGCCTGCGCCGAAAATATCGCGGGGATGACCGGGATCGTCAATCACGCGATTATCCCGGGCGTTGTCTACACCAAGCCCGAAATTGCCGGCGTCGGCCTTACCGAGGAAGACGCCAAGGCTGAATATGGCGAGGTCAAGGTCGGCAAATTCCCGATGCTCGCCAACAGCCGCGCCAAGACCAATCACGAGCCCGACGGGCTGGTGAAGGTCATCTCGGACGCCAAGAGCGACCGCGTCGTCGGCGTATGGTGCATCGCCGTGCCCGCCGGCACGATGATCGCGCAGGCCGCGCAGGCGATGGAATTCGGCGCGACCAGCGAGGACATCGCCTATACCTGCCACGCCCACCCGACCCACTCCGAAGCGGTCAAGGAAGCGGCGATGGCAGTGCAGGGCAAGCCGATCCACATCTAG
- a CDS encoding homocysteine S-methyltransferase family protein — MSRAEAFWNAAKERILVKDGAYGTMIQRLGLDEDGYRGELDLDRAQRGNNDLLNLTRPDAVCGICQAFVDAGADVLATNTFNANAISQADYGAEAYVADINRAAARLTREVAGPDRFVVGAVGPTNKTLSLSPDVENPAYREVTFDEVVACYEQQVEALAEGGIDFVLVETIFDTLNAKAAIVATKNIERRIGRDLPLMISMTLTDLSGRNLSGHTVEAFSTAIAHARPLTIGLNCSFGAAALRAHLKTIAASAPTLVMAYPNAGLPNDLGEYDEAATDTAAQVSEWLDEGLVNIVGGCCGTTPEHIAAIAAACEGATPRAPASPDPAMNLAGLEPMRLAS, encoded by the coding sequence ATGAGCCGCGCAGAAGCCTTCTGGAACGCCGCCAAGGAGCGAATTCTCGTCAAGGACGGGGCGTACGGCACAATGATCCAGCGTCTGGGCCTCGACGAGGACGGCTATCGCGGCGAACTCGACCTTGATCGGGCGCAGCGGGGGAATAACGACCTCTTGAACCTCACCAGGCCGGACGCGGTGTGCGGCATCTGCCAGGCGTTCGTCGATGCGGGCGCGGACGTGCTCGCCACCAATACGTTCAACGCCAATGCGATCAGCCAGGCCGACTATGGCGCCGAGGCCTATGTCGCCGACATCAATCGCGCCGCCGCCCGCCTGACGCGCGAGGTGGCGGGCCCCGACCGTTTCGTGGTCGGCGCGGTGGGCCCGACCAACAAGACATTGTCGCTCTCGCCCGACGTCGAGAACCCGGCCTATCGCGAAGTCACTTTCGACGAGGTCGTTGCCTGCTACGAACAGCAGGTCGAGGCGCTGGCCGAAGGAGGCATCGACTTCGTGCTGGTCGAGACGATTTTCGACACGCTCAACGCGAAGGCCGCGATCGTCGCGACCAAAAACATCGAACGGCGTATCGGGCGCGACTTGCCGCTGATGATCTCGATGACGCTGACCGACCTGTCGGGGCGCAACCTGTCCGGGCATACGGTCGAGGCGTTCTCGACCGCCATCGCCCACGCGCGGCCCCTCACCATCGGGCTCAACTGCAGCTTCGGCGCCGCCGCCTTGCGCGCGCATCTGAAAACCATCGCGGCGAGCGCCCCGACGCTGGTCATGGCCTATCCCAATGCCGGGCTCCCCAACGATCTGGGCGAATATGACGAGGCGGCCACAGACACTGCGGCGCAGGTGTCCGAATGGCTCGACGAGGGTCTGGTCAATATCGTCGGCGGCTGTTGCGGCACCACGCCCGAGCATATCGCCGCCATCGCCGCCGCTTGCGAGGGCGCGACGCCACGGGCGCCTGCGTCCCCCGACCCGGCCATGAACCTCGCCGGGCTCGAACCGATGAGGCTCGCCAGCTAG
- the metF gene encoding methylenetetrahydrofolate reductase [NAD(P)H] has translation MFSAPKGDIDVSFEFFPPQSEQMQDKLWSSIERLAPLGPRFVSVTYGAGGSTRERTHETVKRIVEETDLTPAAHLTCVGSSRDEVDAIARDYWDAGVRHIVALRGDISDENGIREDGYANAAELVEGLAKVAPFDLSVAAYPEVHPDAETANADLDFLLRKIDAGASRAITQFFFSPEPYLRLRDALAAKGREIELVPGILPVTNVARAREFASKCGTEIPGWLDARFEGLDETPRGRELVAAMVSAHLCGQLYAEGVRHFHFYTLNRAEMSWALCHMLGCKG, from the coding sequence ATGTTCTCCGCCCCCAAGGGCGACATCGACGTCAGTTTCGAATTCTTCCCGCCACAGAGCGAGCAGATGCAGGACAAGCTGTGGTCCTCGATCGAGCGCCTTGCCCCGCTGGGCCCCCGCTTCGTGTCAGTGACCTACGGCGCGGGCGGCTCGACGCGCGAACGCACCCACGAAACCGTCAAGCGGATTGTGGAAGAAACCGACCTCACTCCCGCCGCGCATCTCACCTGCGTCGGCTCCTCGCGCGACGAGGTCGACGCCATCGCGCGCGACTATTGGGATGCGGGCGTGCGCCACATCGTCGCGCTGCGCGGCGACATCAGCGACGAAAATGGCATCCGCGAGGACGGCTACGCCAATGCCGCCGAACTGGTCGAGGGGCTGGCCAAGGTCGCGCCGTTCGACCTGTCGGTCGCCGCCTATCCTGAAGTCCACCCCGACGCCGAGACCGCCAATGCCGATCTCGACTTCCTCCTGCGCAAGATCGACGCAGGCGCCAGCCGCGCGATCACCCAATTCTTCTTCTCGCCCGAGCCCTATCTGCGCCTGCGCGATGCGCTCGCCGCCAAGGGGCGCGAGATCGAGCTGGTGCCCGGCATCCTGCCCGTCACCAACGTCGCGCGCGCCCGCGAATTCGCGTCCAAGTGCGGCACCGAGATCCCCGGCTGGCTCGACGCCCGCTTCGAAGGGCTCGACGAGACCCCGCGCGGGCGCGAACTGGTCGCGGCGATGGTCTCGGCCCACCTGTGCGGCCAGCTCTATGCCGAGGGCGTCCGCCACTTCCACTTCTACACGCTCAACCGCGCCGAGATGAGCTGGGCGTTGTGCCACATGCTGGGGTGCAAGGGATGA
- the groL gene encoding chaperonin GroEL (60 kDa chaperone family; promotes refolding of misfolded polypeptides especially under stressful conditions; forms two stacked rings of heptamers to form a barrel-shaped 14mer; ends can be capped by GroES; misfolded proteins enter the barrel where they are refolded when GroES binds), which yields MAAKDVKFSRDARERIMKGVDILADAVKVTLGPKGRNVVIDKSFGAPRITKDGVSVAKEIELKDKFENMGAQMLREVASKTNDVAGDGTTTATVLAQSIVQEGMKSVAAGMNPMDLKRGIDMAVAKVVEDLQSRSKPVAGSEEVAQVGIISANGDKEVGEKIAEAMDKVGKEGVITVEEAKGLEFELDVVEGMQFDRGYLSPYFITDPEKMQVELNDPYILIHEKKLSNLQAMLPVLEATVQAGRPLLIIAEDIEGEALATLVVNKLRGGLKVAAVKAPGFGDRRKAMLEDIAILTGGEMISEDLGIKLENVTLNMLGTAKRVTIDKDNTTIVDGAGEKDAIEGRTAAIRQQIENTTSDYDREKLQERLAKLAGGVAVIKVGGATEVEVKERKDRVDDALHATRAAVEEGIVPGGGTALLYAKSAIEGLTGANDDQTRGIDIVRRALEAPVRQIASNAGFDGAVVAGKLVDGGDPTMGFNAANDTYENLVAAGVIDPTKVVRTALQDAASVAGLLITTEATVAELPEDKSAAPAGMPGGMGGMGGMDF from the coding sequence ATGGCTGCCAAGGACGTAAAATTTAGCCGTGACGCGCGCGAGCGCATCATGAAGGGCGTTGACATTCTCGCCGACGCCGTCAAGGTGACGCTGGGCCCCAAGGGCCGCAACGTCGTCATCGACAAGAGCTTCGGCGCACCGCGCATCACCAAGGACGGTGTCTCGGTCGCCAAGGAAATCGAACTCAAGGACAAGTTCGAGAATATGGGCGCGCAGATGCTGCGCGAAGTCGCCAGCAAGACCAACGACGTCGCGGGCGACGGCACCACCACCGCCACCGTGCTGGCGCAGTCGATCGTGCAGGAAGGCATGAAGTCGGTTGCCGCGGGCATGAACCCGATGGACCTCAAGCGCGGCATCGACATGGCCGTCGCCAAGGTCGTCGAAGACCTGCAGAGCCGTTCGAAGCCGGTCGCCGGCAGCGAAGAAGTCGCGCAGGTCGGCATCATCTCGGCCAACGGTGACAAGGAAGTGGGTGAAAAGATCGCCGAAGCCATGGACAAGGTCGGCAAGGAAGGCGTGATCACCGTCGAGGAAGCCAAGGGTCTCGAATTTGAGCTCGACGTCGTCGAAGGCATGCAGTTCGACCGCGGCTACCTCTCGCCCTACTTCATCACCGATCCGGAAAAGATGCAGGTCGAACTCAACGACCCCTACATCCTGATCCACGAGAAGAAGCTCTCGAACCTCCAGGCCATGTTGCCGGTGCTCGAAGCGACGGTCCAGGCGGGTCGCCCGCTGCTGATCATCGCCGAGGACATCGAAGGCGAAGCGCTCGCGACCCTCGTCGTGAACAAGCTGCGCGGCGGCCTCAAGGTCGCGGCCGTCAAGGCGCCGGGCTTCGGCGATCGTCGCAAGGCGATGCTCGAAGACATCGCCATCCTGACGGGCGGCGAAATGATCAGCGAAGATCTCGGCATCAAGCTTGAGAACGTCACGCTGAACATGCTCGGCACCGCCAAGCGCGTCACCATCGACAAGGACAACACGACCATCGTCGACGGCGCCGGTGAAAAGGATGCGATCGAAGGCCGTACGGCTGCCATCCGCCAGCAGATCGAGAACACCACCAGCGACTATGACCGCGAGAAGCTCCAGGAGCGTCTCGCCAAGCTCGCCGGCGGCGTTGCCGTGATCAAGGTCGGCGGTGCCACCGAAGTCGAGGTGAAGGAACGCAAGGACCGCGTCGACGACGCGCTCCACGCGACCCGCGCCGCGGTCGAGGAAGGCATCGTTCCGGGCGGCGGTACTGCGCTGCTCTACGCCAAGTCGGCCATCGAAGGCCTCACCGGTGCCAATGACGACCAGACCCGCGGCATCGACATCGTCCGTCGCGCGCTCGAAGCCCCGGTTCGCCAGATCGCTTCGAACGCCGGTTTCGACGGCGCCGTGGTCGCCGGCAAGCTGGTCGATGGTGGCGATCCCACCATGGGCTTCAACGCCGCCAACGACACGTACGAAAACCTCGTGGCCGCAGGCGTCATCGACCCGACCAAGGTCGTGCGCACCGCACTGCAGGACGCCGCGTCGGTGGCCGGCCTGCTGATCACCACCGAGGCAACCGTCGCCGAACTGCCCGAAGACAAGTCGGCGGCCCCCGCCGGCATGCCGGGCGGCATGGGCGGCATGGGCGGCATGGACTTCTAG